A stretch of the Acyrthosiphon pisum isolate AL4f chromosome A2, pea_aphid_22Mar2018_4r6ur, whole genome shotgun sequence genome encodes the following:
- the LOC103310866 gene encoding uncharacterized RING finger protein C32D5.10-like, translating into MDILNNESTGQPSTPDPQCSICLNELNNKCYTNACEHLFCFDCLQRWSNTCLEQCSISDPTCPLCKQTFRYIYHSFDDLGIFETYTVPTLPSPSPANEQEFRQIAFSNRMIVPILIYMNRQNHTRMSTIRREIKLDELGNNYRQLNHHSPRNFIFRNPTSLMFGIDDNFVK; encoded by the exons ATGGACATTCTTAATAACGAATCTACTGGGCAGCCTTCCACACCAGATCCACAATGTTCAATTTGTTTGAatgaattaaacaataaatgttaCACTAATGCAtgtgaacatttattttgttttgattgtttaCAACGATGGTCAAATACATGCTTAGAACAATGTTCAATT tcagATCCAACTTGCCCATTATGTAAGCAAACTTTCAGATACATTTATCATTCATTTGATGATCTAGGCATCTTTGAAACATATACTGTTCCTACACTACCgag tCCAAGCCCAGCAAATGAACAAGAATTTAGGCAAATAGCATTTAGTAACAG AATGATCGTGCCAATTCTTATATATATGAATCGTCAAAACCACACAAGAATGAGTACCATACGGAGGGAAATAAAGTTGGACGAATTGGGCAACAATTATCGTCAATTAAATCATCACTCGCCTCGGAACTTTATATTCAGAAATCCTACTTCATTAATGTTTGGTATTGATGATAATTTTGTTAAGTGA